A window of Flavobacterium flavigenum contains these coding sequences:
- a CDS encoding pyridoxal phosphate-dependent decarboxylase family protein: MNSVLQHDLNNFENILEKTKKQGIDFLNNLENIPTSNKNSIDYSRELNELGLGSLAALEEFNARLAPLMVASSGPRYWGFVTGGSTPASIVGDWLTSIYDQNTQAVKAQGGVSALIEFETINLLLQLLGLPKSFLGGFVTGATMSNFTCLGVARQWFGKQFGKDFAKNGISEIIHVFSATPHSSSIKALSMLGIGSQNYTAIQTIEGNREAIDIVDLEQNIKNLNGKPFILISSAGTVNTADYDDFEAISKLKEKYNFWWHIDAAFGGFAAVSEKYKHYVQGWENADSITIDCHKWLNVPYESAFYLIKEQHTALQIETFQNSNAPYLGNPLENFNYFNVVPENSRRLRALPVWFSLVAYGREGFCDIIEKSTSLALHFGNALIEDGSFELLAPIRLNNVCFTLKGGENQDKVSDFLTKLNDTGIVFMTPTVYQNKKGIRASFVNWRTTENDIKIVIEQMKETLNALYL, encoded by the coding sequence GTGAATTCAGTACTTCAACACGATTTAAATAATTTTGAAAATATTTTAGAAAAAACAAAAAAGCAGGGAATCGACTTTTTGAATAATCTTGAAAATATTCCAACTTCTAACAAAAATTCAATTGATTATTCCAGAGAATTAAACGAATTAGGTTTAGGTTCGCTGGCAGCTTTAGAAGAATTTAATGCAAGACTGGCACCTTTAATGGTTGCTTCTTCCGGACCACGTTACTGGGGTTTTGTCACAGGAGGTTCAACCCCGGCATCTATTGTTGGTGACTGGCTGACTTCAATTTACGATCAGAACACACAAGCTGTAAAAGCGCAGGGAGGTGTTTCTGCACTGATCGAATTTGAAACGATTAATCTGCTTTTGCAATTATTAGGGCTTCCAAAATCATTTTTAGGAGGATTTGTGACCGGTGCAACAATGTCGAATTTTACCTGTTTGGGGGTTGCGAGACAATGGTTTGGAAAACAATTCGGTAAGGATTTTGCCAAAAACGGAATTTCAGAAATCATACATGTTTTTTCCGCTACACCTCATTCTTCTTCGATAAAAGCATTATCAATGTTAGGAATTGGAAGCCAGAATTATACCGCGATTCAAACCATTGAAGGAAATCGAGAAGCAATTGATATCGTTGATTTAGAACAAAATATTAAAAATTTAAATGGAAAACCCTTTATTCTCATTTCAAGTGCCGGAACAGTTAATACGGCTGATTATGATGATTTTGAAGCTATTTCAAAACTAAAAGAAAAATACAATTTCTGGTGGCATATTGATGCTGCTTTTGGAGGTTTTGCCGCCGTTTCAGAGAAATACAAACATTATGTTCAAGGTTGGGAAAATGCAGACAGTATTACAATTGATTGTCATAAATGGTTGAATGTGCCTTATGAAAGCGCCTTTTATTTGATAAAAGAGCAGCACACAGCCTTGCAAATTGAAACTTTTCAGAATTCAAATGCGCCCTACTTAGGAAATCCATTAGAAAATTTTAATTACTTTAATGTAGTACCTGAAAACTCAAGACGTTTAAGAGCGCTGCCGGTTTGGTTTTCTTTAGTTGCATACGGAAGAGAAGGTTTTTGTGATATTATCGAAAAAAGCACTTCATTGGCACTTCATTTTGGAAATGCTCTTATTGAAGACGGCAGTTTTGAACTTCTTGCTCCAATTCGATTAAACAATGTTTGCTTCACTTTAAAAGGAGGTGAAAATCAAGATAAAGTGAGTGATTTTTTAACAAAATTAAATGATACGGGAATAGTTTTTATGACGCCGACTGTCTATCAAAACAAAAAAGGAATCCGAGCTTCATTTGTAAATTGGCGAACAACTGAAAATGATATTAAAATTGTAATAGAGCAAATGAAAGAAACGCTAAATGCCTTATATTTATAA